From Saccharothrix espanaensis DSM 44229, the proteins below share one genomic window:
- a CDS encoding alpha/beta hydrolase: MSADRYPPVPYDPELEPGLAAFLDLVEGIPLRADTILANRAHFATIVPPVGQIVGDRPVEVEERTVPGPAGAPDVELTIIRPRGGVVDAPAFYGIHGGGMVLGNRYFGIDGLIADVLRFNAVAVSVEYRLAPEHPAPAAVEDCYAGLVWLAEHADELGVDRDRVVVTGASAGGGLSAGVSLLARDRGGPAIAGQMLMCPMLDDRNESVSTLQYDGLGAWDRNNNDTAWNAILGPLRGTDEASPYQVPARMADLSGLPPAFVDVGAAEIFRVEATEYASRIWATGGQAELHVWAGGYHGFAGFSPGAEVSRSAEAVRLSWLRRILRAP; the protein is encoded by the coding sequence ATGAGCGCCGACCGGTACCCGCCCGTCCCGTACGACCCCGAGCTGGAACCGGGGCTCGCCGCGTTCCTCGACCTGGTCGAGGGGATCCCGCTGCGGGCGGACACGATCCTGGCCAACCGCGCGCACTTCGCCACCATCGTCCCGCCGGTCGGGCAGATCGTCGGCGACCGGCCGGTCGAGGTCGAGGAGCGCACGGTGCCCGGCCCGGCCGGCGCGCCGGACGTCGAGCTGACGATCATCCGGCCGCGCGGCGGGGTCGTGGACGCGCCCGCGTTCTACGGCATCCACGGCGGCGGGATGGTCCTGGGCAACCGGTACTTCGGCATCGACGGCCTGATCGCGGACGTGCTGCGGTTCAACGCGGTCGCGGTGTCGGTCGAGTACCGGTTGGCCCCCGAGCACCCCGCGCCGGCGGCGGTGGAGGACTGCTACGCGGGCCTGGTGTGGCTCGCCGAGCACGCCGACGAGCTCGGCGTCGACCGCGATCGGGTCGTGGTCACCGGGGCCAGCGCGGGCGGCGGCCTGTCCGCCGGGGTTTCCCTGCTGGCAAGGGATCGGGGCGGTCCCGCGATCGCCGGGCAGATGCTGATGTGCCCGATGCTCGACGACCGCAACGAGTCGGTGTCCACGCTCCAGTACGACGGGCTGGGCGCGTGGGACCGCAACAACAACGACACCGCCTGGAACGCCATCCTCGGGCCGTTGCGCGGCACCGACGAGGCGTCGCCGTACCAGGTGCCGGCGCGGATGGCGGACCTGTCCGGCCTGCCGCCCGCGTTCGTCGACGTCGGCGCGGCGGAGATCTTCCGGGTCGAGGCGACCGAGTACGCGTCCCGGATCTGGGCCACCGGCGGGCAGGCCGAGCTGCACGTGTGGGCCGGCGGGTACCACGGCTTCGCGGGGTTCTCCCCCGGCGCCGAGGTCTCCCGCAGCGCCGAGGCCGTCCGGTTGTCCTGGCTGCGCCGGATCCTGCGGGCACCGTGA
- a CDS encoding multidrug effflux MFS transporter: protein MSLRRVAVVLGLLETFGPISMDLYMPALPELAAELGTSDGLAQATMSACMLGLALGQLVVGPLSDRFGRRRPLLFGVGLFALLSLACALTPSIELLLAARFFQGLCGSAGIVIALAVARDLTDGVELVRLLAMLTTVGALAPIVAPVVGGQLAPFMGWRGIFGVLAGIGVALFLLALTSLPESLPPEARSAQGGVRQFGEVLQDRMFLRFLVVGACGGVAFFTYLASISFVLQDSYSLSPQVFSLCFAANAVMAVLGAQVNRVVVRRAGPARMYAIGTTLGAVATVGMLVSVLFDAGLVPLLIGLALMMLASGGTQSNGSALALADHRDRAGTAAALLGTTSFALGPLVAPLVSLNGTSPLSMSLTMTVAYCAAAALVWLAVLPRLRRRQVEAEQAAPVPPGPL, encoded by the coding sequence GTGAGCCTGCGCCGCGTCGCCGTCGTGCTGGGCCTGCTGGAGACCTTCGGTCCCATCTCGATGGACCTCTACATGCCCGCGCTGCCCGAGCTCGCCGCCGAACTCGGCACGAGCGACGGCCTCGCGCAGGCGACGATGTCGGCGTGCATGCTGGGGCTGGCCCTCGGCCAACTGGTCGTGGGCCCGCTCAGCGACCGGTTCGGCCGGCGGCGGCCGCTGCTGTTCGGCGTCGGGCTGTTCGCGCTGCTGTCGCTGGCGTGCGCGCTGACGCCGTCCATCGAGCTGCTGCTGGCCGCGCGGTTCTTCCAGGGGCTGTGCGGTTCCGCCGGGATCGTGATCGCCCTGGCGGTCGCCCGCGACCTGACCGACGGCGTGGAGCTGGTGCGGCTGCTGGCGATGCTGACCACGGTCGGGGCGCTGGCCCCGATCGTGGCCCCGGTCGTCGGCGGGCAGTTGGCCCCGTTCATGGGGTGGCGCGGCATCTTCGGCGTGCTGGCCGGGATCGGGGTGGCGCTGTTCCTGCTGGCGCTGACCTCGCTACCGGAGAGCCTGCCACCCGAAGCGCGCTCCGCGCAGGGCGGCGTGCGGCAGTTCGGCGAGGTGCTCCAGGACCGGATGTTCCTGCGGTTCCTGGTGGTCGGCGCGTGCGGCGGCGTCGCGTTCTTCACCTACCTGGCGTCGATCAGCTTCGTGCTACAGGACAGCTACTCGCTCAGCCCGCAGGTGTTCAGCCTGTGCTTCGCGGCCAACGCGGTGATGGCCGTGCTGGGCGCGCAGGTCAACCGGGTGGTGGTGCGGCGCGCGGGGCCGGCGCGGATGTACGCCATCGGCACCACCCTGGGCGCGGTGGCCACCGTCGGGATGCTCGTCTCGGTGCTGTTCGACGCCGGGCTGGTCCCGCTGCTCATCGGGTTGGCGTTGATGATGCTGGCCAGCGGCGGCACCCAGTCCAACGGCTCGGCCCTGGCCCTGGCCGACCACCGCGACCGCGCCGGGACGGCGGCGGCCCTGCTGGGCACCACCTCGTTCGCCCTGGGCCCGCTGGTGGCACCGCTGGTGTCCCTCAACGGCACCAGCCCGCTGTCGATGAGCCTCACCATGACGGTGGCGTACTGCGCCGCGGCGGCCCTGGTGTGGCTGGCCGTCCTGCCCCGCCTGCGCCGCCGCCAGGTCGAGGCCGAGCAAGCCGCCCCGGTCCCGCCCGGCCCGCTGTGA
- a CDS encoding aldo/keto reductase, producing the protein MSPLPRRRVGTSDLDVSLLSLGSWHTYDRMDFADAVAMIRAAVDAGINLFDVGVYGFPGMPPVFTDVIWSAIMRAAGIPREEYLVSAKLWIEGFGDDGFRPQLANAVLRGGYEVADLVILGDLRRDDVALEDLVEDLSGLARDGLIRAWGVNNWSAGNIRRLQEIAAARGVDGPQIAQLKYSIGRRSIPDGAPFAELFAGGFTMQASDVLEGGILAGSDGQSREIGRDPGGIRETLKGHAAGIAQVAEKLGTSAARLAVAFTLTHPANVTTLFGASRPAQVEDNLAAVDLVEQVGAEELRALVEPFWADKGVVDPEGP; encoded by the coding sequence GTGTCCCCCTTGCCCCGCCGCCGCGTGGGAACGTCCGACCTGGACGTCTCGCTGCTGTCCCTCGGCTCCTGGCACACCTACGACCGGATGGACTTCGCCGACGCCGTCGCGATGATCCGGGCCGCCGTGGACGCCGGGATCAACCTGTTCGACGTCGGCGTCTACGGCTTCCCCGGGATGCCGCCGGTGTTCACCGACGTGATCTGGAGCGCGATCATGCGCGCCGCCGGCATCCCGCGCGAGGAGTACCTGGTCTCGGCCAAGCTGTGGATCGAGGGCTTCGGCGACGACGGGTTCCGCCCGCAGCTGGCCAACGCCGTGCTGCGCGGCGGTTACGAGGTCGCCGACCTGGTGATCCTGGGCGACCTGCGGCGCGACGACGTCGCCCTGGAGGACCTCGTGGAGGACCTGTCCGGGCTGGCCCGCGACGGCCTGATCCGGGCGTGGGGCGTCAACAACTGGTCCGCGGGCAACATCCGCCGCCTCCAGGAGATCGCCGCCGCGCGCGGCGTCGACGGCCCGCAGATCGCCCAGCTCAAGTACAGCATCGGCCGGCGGTCCATCCCGGACGGCGCGCCCTTCGCCGAGCTGTTCGCGGGCGGCTTCACCATGCAGGCCTCGGACGTCCTCGAAGGCGGCATCCTGGCCGGCTCCGACGGCCAGAGCCGCGAGATCGGCCGCGACCCCGGCGGCATCCGCGAGACGCTCAAGGGCCACGCCGCCGGCATCGCCCAGGTCGCCGAGAAGCTCGGCACCAGCGCCGCCCGGCTCGCCGTCGCCTTCACCCTGACCCACCCGGCCAACGTCACCACGCTGTTCGGCGCGTCCCGGCCGGCGCAGGTCGAGGACAACCTCGCCGCCGTCGACCTGGTCGAGCAGGTCGGCGCCGAGGAGCTGCGCGCGCTGGTCGAGCCGTTCTGGGCCGACAAGGGCGTGGTCGACCCGGAGGGGCCGTGA
- a CDS encoding ABC transporter substrate-binding protein gives MTRNRTAALVALVAAAATALAGCTSSGTGGGNAAGNAAVDELKAGVFLDVTSWDPAIADIGFDGPYLSAVYDPLVALDKDGKPVPALASSWEWSADRLTLTAKLRTGVTFEDGQKFDAAAAVANIKHLKAGVRSSQAYLNVADAAAKDPETLEITLSKRDDALLYQMGLGRSWMASPAALEANALANGPVGSGPYKYDKANSAPQSQYVFTKKTDHWDTATYPFTSVKLFPITDQTASFNAMLSGQLNLQFANAANLAKAKENGWNIASKAASWVGVQFADRTGSQVKALGDQKVRQAISYAFDSAGILKAVGNDSGTVTNQVFSVDAQVYDKSMNDKYKTDMAKAKQLLKDAGYADGFTVKMPMSPIFAAWQPAANQTFGELGIKVEWQDMAMPDYQKNAPTYPMFLAVIALAGNDMATLTDQVTTAQWYNPNPAVDVFPEIKALVDQVEKAEPGQPQVDLLKQLNGKLVDQAWWAPWYQANNTYFSVKGITVTPVTGMMFPTLRFIQRG, from the coding sequence ATGACGAGGAACCGGACAGCGGCACTGGTCGCGCTAGTCGCCGCGGCGGCTACCGCGCTCGCCGGATGTACCAGCTCAGGCACCGGTGGCGGCAACGCCGCCGGCAACGCGGCTGTGGACGAGCTCAAGGCCGGGGTGTTCCTCGACGTGACCTCATGGGATCCGGCCATCGCCGACATCGGCTTCGACGGGCCGTACCTCTCCGCGGTCTACGACCCGCTGGTGGCCCTGGACAAGGACGGCAAGCCGGTGCCGGCGCTGGCCTCCTCCTGGGAGTGGTCCGCCGACCGCCTGACCCTGACCGCCAAGCTGCGCACGGGCGTCACCTTCGAGGACGGCCAGAAGTTCGACGCCGCCGCGGCGGTCGCGAACATCAAGCACCTCAAGGCCGGCGTCCGCTCCAGCCAGGCCTACCTCAACGTCGCCGACGCGGCCGCGAAGGACCCGGAGACGCTGGAGATCACGCTGTCCAAGCGGGACGACGCGCTGCTCTACCAGATGGGCCTGGGCCGCAGCTGGATGGCCTCGCCCGCCGCGCTCGAGGCCAACGCCCTGGCCAACGGTCCGGTCGGGTCCGGCCCCTACAAGTACGACAAGGCCAACTCCGCGCCGCAGTCGCAGTACGTCTTCACCAAGAAGACCGACCACTGGGACACCGCGACCTACCCGTTCACGTCGGTGAAGCTGTTCCCGATCACCGACCAGACGGCCAGCTTCAACGCGATGCTCTCCGGCCAGCTCAACCTCCAGTTCGCCAACGCGGCCAACCTCGCCAAGGCCAAGGAGAACGGCTGGAACATCGCCTCCAAGGCGGCCTCCTGGGTCGGCGTGCAGTTCGCCGACCGGACCGGCTCCCAGGTCAAGGCGCTGGGTGACCAGAAGGTCCGGCAGGCGATCAGCTACGCGTTCGACTCGGCGGGCATCCTCAAGGCCGTCGGCAACGACTCCGGCACCGTGACCAACCAGGTGTTCTCGGTCGACGCGCAGGTCTACGACAAGTCGATGAACGACAAGTACAAGACCGACATGGCCAAGGCCAAGCAGCTGCTCAAGGACGCCGGCTACGCGGACGGCTTCACCGTCAAGATGCCGATGTCGCCGATCTTCGCCGCCTGGCAGCCGGCCGCCAACCAGACCTTCGGCGAGCTGGGCATCAAGGTCGAGTGGCAGGACATGGCCATGCCCGACTACCAGAAGAACGCGCCGACCTACCCGATGTTCCTCGCGGTGATCGCCCTGGCGGGCAACGACATGGCCACCCTCACCGACCAGGTCACCACCGCCCAGTGGTACAACCCGAACCCGGCCGTCGACGTCTTCCCGGAGATCAAGGCGCTGGTCGACCAGGTCGAGAAGGCGGAGCCGGGCCAGCCGCAGGTCGACCTGCTCAAGCAGCTCAACGGCAAGCTCGTCGACCAGGCCTGGTGGGCCCCCTGGTACCAGGCGAACAACACCTACTTCAGCGTCAAGGGGATCACGGTGACGCCGGTCACCGGCATGATGTTCCCGACGCTGCGGTTCATCCAGCGCGGCTGA
- a CDS encoding zinc-binding dehydrogenase: MPVPTSTRAAVLVDHGKPLHLTELPLPAEVEPGAALVRVSCATLCGTDVEIWSGKMSFPGMLPMVLGHEMVGEVVAVGPGTRDALGRDVPVGARIGWSESTCGECYGCTVLREPVACSRRGYGFLQRSDVHPYATAGLSEYAYVVPGAAKLLLPEDLPDTWAAMAGCAAKTVLRAFQNVGGVTPGSRVVVQGSGALGLFATAVAHISGAGKVITVGAPASRLTLAGRFGADATVDISLGSDGIVEGVRELTGGHGADLVMDFAGAPSVGREAVAMAAQRGRVVIVGTTGPDSAPLPLGTVMGKELTVVGSLNGDIADYHRAIEFFGAFGERMPWHDLFGTPVGLSAASDRIEAMHRLDEVKAVVDPRLP, from the coding sequence ATGCCCGTCCCGACCTCCACCCGTGCGGCGGTGCTAGTCGATCACGGCAAACCGCTGCACCTCACCGAACTCCCGCTGCCCGCCGAGGTCGAACCCGGCGCCGCCCTGGTGCGCGTCTCGTGCGCCACGCTGTGCGGCACGGACGTCGAGATCTGGTCCGGGAAGATGAGCTTCCCCGGGATGCTGCCGATGGTGCTGGGCCACGAGATGGTCGGCGAGGTCGTCGCCGTCGGTCCGGGCACCAGGGACGCGCTCGGCCGGGACGTCCCGGTCGGCGCGCGGATCGGCTGGTCGGAGTCGACGTGCGGCGAGTGCTACGGCTGCACCGTCCTGCGCGAGCCGGTCGCCTGCTCCCGCCGCGGTTACGGCTTCCTGCAACGCTCCGACGTCCACCCCTACGCGACCGCGGGCCTGTCCGAGTACGCCTACGTCGTGCCGGGCGCGGCCAAGCTGCTGCTGCCCGAGGACCTGCCCGACACCTGGGCGGCCATGGCGGGCTGTGCCGCCAAGACCGTGCTGCGCGCCTTCCAGAACGTCGGCGGCGTCACGCCGGGCTCCCGGGTCGTGGTCCAGGGCTCCGGCGCGCTCGGCCTGTTCGCCACCGCCGTCGCGCACATCTCCGGCGCGGGCAAGGTGATCACGGTCGGCGCGCCCGCGTCCCGGCTCACCCTGGCCGGCCGGTTCGGCGCGGACGCCACCGTCGACATCTCGCTCGGCTCGGACGGCATCGTCGAGGGCGTCCGCGAGCTGACCGGCGGCCACGGCGCCGACCTGGTGATGGACTTCGCCGGCGCGCCCTCGGTCGGCCGCGAGGCGGTGGCCATGGCCGCCCAGCGCGGTCGCGTGGTCATCGTCGGCACCACCGGCCCCGACTCCGCGCCGCTGCCGCTGGGCACGGTCATGGGCAAGGAGCTGACCGTCGTCGGTTCGCTCAACGGCGACATCGCCGACTACCACCGCGCGATCGAGTTCTTCGGCGCCTTCGGCGAGCGGATGCCGTGGCACGACCTGTTCGGAACCCCGGTGGGGCTGTCCGCCGCGTCCGACCGGATCGAGGCCATGCACCGCCTCGACGAGGTCAAGGCCGTCGTCGACCCCCGTCTCCCCTGA
- a CDS encoding SDR family NAD(P)-dependent oxidoreductase has product MTSARTVLVTGGAGGIGRAIAAAFTALGDTVVLADVHGVEEAAATLGVRGVTVDITDEDSIARALDEVGPVDVLVNNAGILSVHGKLLDLPAADMLRILQTNVHGTFLVTQQVARRMVDAGVRGVVVNLSSIGGRQPTPGMGGYESSKAAVDALTRWAAIELAEHGIRVNAVAPGPVLTPMLAAGLPEGSPARLAWEGRIPLRRLAAVEQVAAAVVFLAGDTAAHITGTSLPVDGGQLLT; this is encoded by the coding sequence ATGACCTCTGCCCGCACCGTGCTGGTAACCGGAGGAGCCGGCGGCATCGGCCGCGCGATCGCCGCCGCGTTCACCGCCCTCGGTGACACCGTCGTCCTCGCCGACGTGCACGGCGTCGAGGAGGCCGCGGCCACGCTCGGTGTGCGCGGGGTGACCGTGGACATCACCGACGAGGACTCGATCGCCCGCGCGCTCGACGAGGTCGGCCCGGTCGACGTGCTGGTCAACAACGCGGGCATCCTGAGCGTGCACGGCAAGCTGCTCGACCTGCCCGCCGCCGACATGCTGCGGATCCTGCAGACCAACGTGCACGGCACGTTCCTGGTCACGCAGCAGGTGGCGCGCCGGATGGTCGACGCGGGCGTGCGCGGCGTGGTGGTCAACCTGTCGTCCATCGGCGGGCGGCAGCCGACCCCCGGCATGGGCGGCTACGAGAGCAGCAAGGCGGCGGTCGACGCGCTGACCCGGTGGGCGGCCATCGAGCTCGCCGAGCACGGCATCCGGGTCAACGCGGTGGCCCCCGGCCCGGTGCTCACCCCGATGCTGGCGGCCGGCCTGCCCGAGGGCTCGCCCGCCCGGCTGGCGTGGGAGGGCCGAATCCCGCTGCGGCGGCTCGCGGCGGTCGAGCAGGTCGCGGCGGCCGTCGTGTTCCTGGCCGGCGACACCGCCGCGCACATCACCGGCACCAGCCTGCCGGTCGACGGCGGCCAGCTCCTCACCTGA
- a CDS encoding methyltransferase family protein, giving the protein MTGPAPDRIVDIAIGYMGAKQLFAASRIGLFRALADGDRSVTELASATGTSEQIVRILADAMNAQGLLDRQGGRYSLAADAAEYLAGTGATDLAPFLGFLNEISYGHWLQFDTTVDTTKPGDLQMDDARWGTFMSGVMTYNSLHAAMLARGFDFTSYRSMLDLGGLSPEFAIGALKANPDLTVKFVFAPMSTQGINDALAANGFTDRATVEPAETETAAPGGEHDIVMVNHVIHRFNAEQNKVILANARAAAKEGATLLLLDFFLDDDERQRPIDALHAGEYFVIDGTIVYPEAEVRSWLEGTGWRAREVLALPGSPRVLVAEAV; this is encoded by the coding sequence ATGACCGGACCCGCACCGGACCGCATCGTCGACATCGCCATCGGTTACATGGGTGCCAAGCAGTTGTTCGCCGCGTCCCGGATCGGGCTGTTCCGCGCTCTCGCCGACGGTGACCGCTCGGTCACCGAACTGGCCTCGGCCACCGGCACGAGCGAGCAGATCGTCCGCATCCTGGCCGACGCGATGAACGCCCAGGGCCTGCTCGACCGCCAGGGCGGCCGGTACTCGCTGGCCGCCGACGCCGCGGAGTACCTCGCGGGCACCGGCGCGACCGACCTCGCGCCGTTCCTCGGGTTCCTCAACGAGATCAGCTACGGCCACTGGTTGCAGTTCGACACCACGGTGGACACCACCAAGCCGGGTGACCTCCAGATGGACGACGCCCGGTGGGGCACGTTCATGTCCGGCGTGATGACCTACAACTCGCTGCACGCCGCGATGCTGGCCCGGGGCTTCGACTTCACGTCCTACCGCTCCATGCTGGACCTGGGCGGGCTGTCCCCGGAGTTCGCCATCGGCGCGCTCAAGGCCAACCCGGACCTGACCGTGAAGTTCGTGTTCGCGCCGATGTCGACGCAGGGCATCAACGACGCCCTCGCCGCCAACGGCTTCACCGACCGGGCGACCGTCGAGCCCGCCGAGACCGAGACGGCCGCGCCCGGCGGCGAGCACGACATCGTCATGGTCAACCACGTCATCCACCGGTTCAACGCCGAGCAGAACAAGGTCATCCTGGCCAACGCCCGCGCGGCGGCCAAGGAGGGCGCGACCCTGCTGCTGCTGGACTTCTTCCTGGACGACGACGAGCGCCAGCGCCCGATCGACGCGCTGCACGCGGGGGAGTACTTCGTCATCGACGGCACGATCGTGTACCCGGAAGCCGAGGTGCGCTCGTGGCTGGAGGGGACCGGCTGGCGCGCCCGCGAGGTCCTGGCGCTGCCGGGCAGCCCGCGCGTGCTGGTCGCCGAGGCCGTCTGA
- a CDS encoding alpha/beta hydrolase, giving the protein MTHTPVPFDPEIEPALAQILSPDAPPFTPETIPGMRAAMAAMFPPAAEQVGDAPVHVAEWMVPGPEGAPDLEITVISPRDVEGPVPCLYNIHGGGMMVGHRNMDVGRLLALVLELGVVAVNVEYRLAPENPHPAPVEDCYAGLVWTVEHAAELGIDPSRVVVMGGSAGGGLSAGVALLARDRGGPALVGQLLLCPMIDDTNTTVASHQYSNRGTWTRETNLAGWQSLLGADYGTDAVSPYAAPTRATDLSGLPPAFIEVGSAETFRDEDTQYALRIWETGGQAELHVWSGAFHGFDMYVPEWHVSKIAIETRTSWLRRVLGLVAG; this is encoded by the coding sequence GTGACCCACACCCCGGTCCCCTTCGACCCCGAGATCGAGCCCGCGCTGGCGCAGATCCTCTCGCCGGACGCGCCGCCGTTCACGCCGGAGACCATCCCCGGGATGCGCGCCGCGATGGCCGCGATGTTCCCGCCCGCCGCCGAGCAGGTCGGCGACGCGCCGGTGCACGTCGCCGAGTGGATGGTACCCGGCCCCGAGGGCGCGCCGGACCTGGAGATCACCGTCATCTCCCCGCGTGACGTCGAGGGCCCGGTGCCCTGCCTGTACAACATCCACGGCGGCGGCATGATGGTCGGCCACCGCAACATGGACGTCGGCCGGCTGCTCGCGCTGGTGCTGGAGCTGGGCGTCGTCGCGGTCAACGTGGAGTACCGGCTCGCGCCGGAGAACCCGCACCCCGCGCCGGTCGAGGACTGCTACGCCGGTCTGGTGTGGACCGTCGAGCACGCCGCCGAGCTGGGCATCGACCCGTCGCGGGTGGTGGTCATGGGCGGCAGCGCCGGCGGCGGCCTGTCCGCGGGCGTCGCGCTGCTGGCCCGGGACCGGGGCGGCCCCGCGCTGGTCGGCCAGCTGTTGCTGTGCCCCATGATCGACGACACCAACACCACCGTCGCCAGCCACCAGTACAGCAACCGGGGCACGTGGACCCGCGAGACGAACCTGGCGGGCTGGCAGTCGCTGCTCGGCGCGGACTACGGCACCGACGCGGTGTCGCCGTACGCCGCACCCACCCGGGCCACCGACCTGTCCGGGCTGCCGCCGGCGTTCATCGAGGTCGGCAGCGCGGAGACGTTCCGCGACGAGGACACCCAGTACGCGCTGCGGATCTGGGAGACCGGCGGGCAGGCCGAGCTGCACGTGTGGAGCGGCGCGTTCCACGGGTTCGACATGTACGTGCCCGAGTGGCACGTCAGCAAGATCGCCATCGAGACCCGCACGTCGTGGCTGCGGCGGGTGCTCGGACTGGTCGCGGGATGA
- a CDS encoding helix-turn-helix transcriptional regulator encodes MNPETSPTARALLALELIQASPGITAERLAAKLGVTDRAARRYVGTLREAGIPVDATRGPHGGYRLGRGLRLPPLVFTSAEALGLVMAVLDGHHDAGDPTDLVGSALGKIVRALPAPVAAQAEAVRRATAPAPDRYAARPDPTTTADLVQACSAHRRVRLGYRSEAGSAWVGEVDPWAVVVRHGRWYLLCHSHVADALRAYRVDRVHDVEVLADGFRPPADLDPVAVLEDHLAVGWEFPAEVLLDAPVDVLTGCVPRALGRLAPVDAGTTRLVGSTSNPAWYAGQLATLPAAFTVVGCPELREAARRLGRRLLAAGSGP; translated from the coding sequence ATGAACCCCGAAACGAGCCCCACGGCCCGCGCGCTGCTGGCGTTGGAGCTGATCCAGGCCTCGCCCGGGATCACCGCCGAGCGGCTGGCGGCCAAGCTCGGCGTCACCGACCGGGCCGCCCGGCGCTACGTGGGCACCCTCCGCGAGGCGGGCATCCCGGTCGACGCCACCCGCGGCCCGCACGGCGGCTACCGGCTCGGTCGCGGGCTGCGGCTGCCGCCGCTGGTGTTCACCTCCGCCGAGGCGTTGGGCCTGGTGATGGCCGTGCTCGACGGTCACCACGACGCCGGCGACCCGACCGACCTGGTCGGCAGCGCGCTGGGCAAGATCGTGCGGGCCCTGCCCGCGCCGGTGGCCGCGCAGGCGGAGGCCGTCCGCCGGGCCACCGCCCCCGCGCCCGACCGTTACGCCGCCCGCCCCGACCCGACCACGACGGCCGACCTGGTGCAGGCGTGTTCGGCGCACCGCCGGGTGCGGCTGGGCTACCGGTCCGAGGCCGGGTCGGCGTGGGTCGGCGAGGTCGACCCGTGGGCGGTCGTCGTGCGCCACGGCCGGTGGTACCTGCTGTGCCACTCGCACGTCGCCGACGCGCTGCGGGCGTACCGGGTCGACCGGGTCCACGACGTGGAGGTGCTGGCCGACGGCTTCCGGCCGCCCGCCGACCTCGACCCGGTCGCCGTGCTCGAAGACCACCTGGCCGTCGGCTGGGAGTTCCCCGCCGAGGTGCTGCTGGACGCGCCGGTCGACGTGCTGACCGGGTGCGTGCCCCGGGCCCTGGGCCGGCTGGCGCCGGTCGACGCCGGGACCACCCGGCTGGTGGGCAGCACGAGCAACCCGGCCTGGTACGCCGGGCAGCTCGCGACGCTCCCCGCCGCGTTCACCG
- a CDS encoding amidohydrolase, producing the protein MGTSVADLVLRGGPVHTMAGARPATALAVRDGRVLRVGSDEDVRDLTGPGTEVVDLAGRAVLPGINDAHLHATWLGALWPHTLFGDTGAPGMAPERPLTTPAERRAAILRAGDLLAGLGITSYTEPGLGPGEDAGSTGAFGTSVVEQYRDLAAEGLLKARVTALWLYGELDGPSTLADFRAGLATVEGAGPDPERLNFAGVKIFADGIPPMRSAYTHHCYADGSRAELLVAGGDDAEREANLTRMVLDAHQAGLQVGLHATGDRSIDLMLDAVERARAEHDVDLGHYVIHGDLVSAAQLDRMARLGVGLSAQAGIAVRTVGVVNAALGPGRAEGAWPFQAALDAGVPLCLTSDSPVLPPDWRREIAAADRWMGPAADPRQRVATLLRCYTVHPARQDGAADWKGTLAEGMVADLCVLAADPLELTAAELPDVAVDLTVLGGRVVFERAV; encoded by the coding sequence GTGGGGACTTCAGTTGCGGACCTCGTCCTGCGCGGCGGACCGGTCCACACCATGGCCGGCGCTCGCCCCGCCACCGCGCTGGCCGTCCGGGACGGGCGCGTGCTGCGCGTCGGCTCCGACGAGGACGTGCGAGACCTGACCGGGCCGGGCACCGAGGTGGTCGACCTCGCCGGTCGGGCGGTCCTGCCCGGCATCAACGACGCCCACCTGCACGCCACCTGGCTGGGCGCGCTCTGGCCGCACACGCTGTTCGGCGACACCGGCGCGCCCGGCATGGCCCCGGAGCGCCCGCTGACCACGCCAGCCGAGCGCCGGGCCGCGATCCTGCGGGCCGGGGACCTGTTGGCGGGGCTGGGGATCACCAGCTACACCGAGCCGGGCCTGGGGCCGGGCGAGGACGCGGGCAGCACCGGCGCGTTCGGCACGTCGGTGGTCGAGCAGTACCGCGACCTGGCGGCCGAGGGGCTGCTCAAGGCCAGGGTCACCGCGCTGTGGCTCTACGGCGAGCTGGACGGCCCGAGCACGCTGGCCGACTTCCGCGCCGGACTGGCCACTGTGGAGGGTGCCGGCCCCGACCCCGAACGGCTGAACTTCGCCGGCGTCAAGATCTTCGCCGACGGCATCCCGCCGATGCGCTCGGCCTACACCCACCACTGCTACGCCGACGGCTCGCGCGCCGAACTGCTCGTCGCGGGCGGTGACGACGCCGAGCGCGAGGCGAACCTGACCCGGATGGTCCTCGACGCCCACCAGGCGGGGCTCCAGGTGGGCCTGCACGCCACCGGCGACCGGTCGATCGACCTCATGCTGGACGCGGTCGAGCGGGCCCGCGCCGAGCACGACGTGGACCTGGGCCACTACGTCATCCACGGCGACCTGGTGAGCGCCGCCCAGCTCGACCGGATGGCCCGGCTCGGCGTGGGCCTGTCCGCGCAGGCGGGGATCGCCGTGCGCACGGTCGGCGTGGTCAACGCGGCGCTGGGGCCGGGCCGGGCGGAGGGCGCGTGGCCGTTCCAGGCGGCGCTGGACGCCGGCGTGCCGCTGTGCCTGACCTCGGACTCGCCGGTGCTCCCGCCCGACTGGCGGCGCGAGATCGCCGCCGCCGACCGGTGGATGGGCCCGGCGGCGGACCCGAGGCAGCGGGTGGCGACCCTGCTGCGCTGCTACACCGTGCACCCCGCGCGCCAGGACGGTGCCGCCGACTGGAAGGGCACGCTCGCCGAGGGCATGGTGGCCGACCTGTGCGTGCTGGCCGCCGACCCGCTGGAGCTGACCGCGGCCGAGCTGCCCGACGTGGCCGTGGACCTGACCGTCCTGGGTGGACGGGTGGTGTTCGAGCGCGCGGTCTGA